CCGATCAAGCGCACGTGAGCTTTCACCCCATCTGCAACCACAACCAAAGTGTCGCCGTCGACAGTTCTTTTAACTTCAGCCGTCAGCGTTGATCGTGGCTGTGGGGCCAGAAGTTGATTCGCTTTCGGCGAACCTTCTGCATTTTCTCCGGCTGTCGGTGCAATTGAGGCTGCTGTGATCCGGACTTTTAACGGGTCTTTCGCCTGATCTGTCGCCTCCCCTGAAGCCAAATCCGAGACTGAAGCCGTGGTCGAACTTGCCTCGGCCCTTACGGTTGTATGTACAAATGAGGTTGCTGTGGTCCGGCTTCTTTCCGAGTCTTTTATTGGAAGCTGATTGCAACCGAACTTATTAAACACAGCCACTATAAGCAGCACCAATAAAGTAGATAAACTATAGCCGGCACGATGACGTTTTCGTCTATGATAAGTTCGTCTTCTATCGAACGGGAAATTGCTATTTTGCATTTAATCATCCCCAAAACAATCGCATTAGCGACCGCTATTAAACGGCTGCCAAATATATTTTCTCATCAAAATAGTATATTTTCAATCAAGTAGCGAATGTATAAGTAGCAAATGTATCAAAGCCATACACCACTTTTTGTTAAAATAAGCGCATGGCTACAGCGGCAAATTGGAACAGTCGCTAAGCAGATCATCAAGTCAGAACAATAAGCAGGAGAAACTTATGAATAATTTAAACTATCGCGGATCAGAAAGGGAAGGAAACGTAATTTCGACCGAAAGTCCTTCCGTAATTTCCGTAATTTCCAACCGCCAACCGCTTTCAGCCCCGAATTCAGCCGGACAAGAACACTATGATGTATGCATTATCGGAGCCGGAGTTACCGGTGCTGCCCTCGCCCGGGAATTAAGCCGATATCAACTAAAGGTAATTATTTTGGAATCCAGTAATGATGTTGCCATGGGCGCAAGCAAAGCTAATTCTGCCATAGTGCACGGTGGCTATGCCGAAAGCCACAACAAAGAAAAAGGCCGCCTGTGCTACCGCGGCCGGCGCGAATTTGAACATTTGGATGCCGAGCTTAATTTCGGATTCCGCCCCATCGGTTCATTGGTACTGACCACGGATGAGTCGCAGTTGCCCGCACTTCAGGCGCTCTACGCCAATGGCCTAGCTAATTCCGTGCCGGACTTGGCAATTCTATCGCACGAAAAAATTGCAGCGATCGAATCAGCGCTGAATCCAGCGGTAAAATACGCGCTTCACTGTTCCGGTGCCGGAGTGTGTTCGCCTTATGAGTACGTCATCGCTTTGATTGAAAACGCCATAACTAACGGCGTAGAACTAAGATTACAGGCAGCAGTTACCGCCATCACTCCGACTTCTGAAGGTTTTTACGTATGGATCAATGGAAACGACACTGTAGTACAGACGCGATACTTAGTTAACGCAGCAGGGGTCGCAGCCCAAAAAGTTACCGCCCTGCTCGATCCCAGCTTGCCGGAAAAAGACGAGATCGCAATCACTCCCCGTACCGGAGAATATCTCTTGATGCGCCACGGCTCGGGCTCGATAATTAACCATGTCTTATTTTCAATGCCCACAGCCATGGGGAAAGGAATTTTGGTCACCCCGACCTATTACAACAACCTCTTAATCGGGCCGGACGCTCTAAATGACTCTGCCGCATCCCTGGACACTCACGTGGATAGGCTTATAAAAATTTTCGCTGCCGCCGCCAAAACCGTAAACGGCCTTAATATAAATGATTTCATTCGCAGTTATGCCGGGGCCCGCGCTGTCGCTTCTACGGATGATTTTATTCTGAAGGCAAGCTCATGTTATCCCCGCTTAGTTTATGCCGCCGGCATCCAATCCCCTGGTTTAACCGCCTCGCCAGCCATCGCCGTCCGACTGGTCGAAATATTGCATGAACAAGGTTTGCACTGTCTGCCGAAACCTGATTTCAATCCCTTCCGCCCAGCTATTTTGCCTGAGCGACCGGAAAATAAAGCTTGGTTGAACGGACATGAGCTATCCGCTGCCGTCAACCTGCCTTTGGGCGATCCGGAACGTTTAGTTTGTCGCTGTGAGCAGGTTGCGGAAAAAACTATCGACGAGGCAATGCGCCGCCCCATCCCCATCTTATCGCTTGACGCCCTGAAACGCCGCACCCGTACCGGCACCGGCTTTTGCCAGGGCAACTTTTGTGGTCCACGAATTTGCCAATTGCTGCAAGAAAAATACGGGCGTACCATTCCTCCGACCACCGATGTCGAAGCCGCCGGTCTGCGACGAGTGAAGAAGAAAGATTTACTCGCCGCTTACAAACCGGACGCTCCAAGCAAACCGGATGCTGCTAACACTTCTTATACCGGATCAATTTCGGCCGCTCCGAAAAATTAGTAACTTACTTAATTGCTTCGATAACTGCAGTTACCAAGCGTTTAAAATCGACAGCCACCCGGTCCGCCGTTTCCTGAACTTCCTTATGATTAAGCTCAGTTTTGGCCATACCGGCCGCCAAATTAGTGATACAGGAAATCCCACAAACTTCCAACCCCATGTGCCGGGCTGCCATGGCTTCACACGCTGTGCTCATCCCGGCTGCATCCCCACCCAAAGTACGACAGGCACGGATTTCAGCAGGAGTCTCATAATTTGGCCCAGTAAATTGCATGTATACACCTTCTTGTAAAGCAATGCCCAAGCTAGTTGCCTGCGCCCGGATTATGGCCTGAAGCCGTGGGCTATAAACAGTACTCATGTCCGGGAAACGCGGCCCCAGCTCATCCAAATTAGCCCCGATAAGCGGACTAGGAATATTGGTGGTTATATGATCGGTAATCATCATAAAATCGCCAGGCTTAAATTTGAAATTGACCCCACCAGCTGCGTTAGTTAAGAAAATCACCTTCGCTCCAAGTAAACCCATCAGTCGCGTTGGCAAAACGACATCGCTCATCGCATAGCCTTCGTAGTAATGTACCCTACCTTGCATAATTACCACTTTAACCGCACCGACATAACCAAAAATCAAGCGTCCGCTGTGTCCGGCGACCGTCGATTGCGGGAAAGATTCGATTTCCGCGTAAGGAATAACCTGTTCGACCTTGATTGTTTCCGCATAATCCCCCAAACCAGAGCCCAAAATCAGGCCGACTTCCGGCACAAAATTCGTCTTGCTGCGAACACTTTCCAGGCATCTCGTAAGTTTTTCATAAGTTGTCATAATTTCCTCCGTCAATCAGTTATAAATGCTATATATTCGCCGTACGCGAAACAATTTTCACTAACTTGTGATATTGTTCTTCATTAACATACAAATCGTGACCCATCTGAGTTATCACACCTTCACTCTCAAACTTTTTTACCGCCCGATTGATGGTCTTAACACATAAGCCAGTGGCATCGGACAGATCCTGACGAGTTCCTTTAACTTTCAGTATCCCGTCTTGAGAAAAACGCTCAAAACGATTGGCCAACAACATTGCCAAGCGATCAGAGCCTTGTAGGAACAAAAACAACCGACTTTCGCGTCCCTGTTGTAACAAATATTCCCCGATTAATTTTGCTTCCAACCGCAAAGCGTTGGGATCAGATAAAATCCACTCTTTAAACTTAGCCTTAGGCAATTTAACCATAATACAAGGAGTCACCGTTTGTAAGGTCGTCCGGTAAAAATCCAGATCCATAATTATTTCCATGCCGCCCATAGCATAGACATGATCAAATCGCATAAATTCGTGGGTAATTCCGTCGATGCGGTAATCTAAAGCTCTAATACTACCTTTGCCGACAAAAAATATAGTTTCCAAAGGAGTATTTTCTTCCACAAAAACATGTCCGGCCGGCATCGTTTCTATCTTGCAGGCATCAAGCAACCAAATCGGAGCACTTTGAAAATAACGTTCAAACTCTTCCCGCCGCTTGCTGTCGATTTCACGTAAAAATGGGAAAGCTTGGTACAGATATTTGTTACCTTTCATGCCAAATCTTCTTTCTTAACTTTGCTTTTATCTCAGGCGACGCGAAGGCGGTATCCGCCGCGTTGGCCGTAATTTGGCGTAACTCAGTTTCGGTAAGGCCAAAATTATCCACCAACAACGCCATTTCTCGCGTCAGGCTGGTATTACTTACCGTTCGGTTGTCAGTGTTGACCGTAACTTTCAGACCGGCTGCCAAAAATTCCCGCAAAGGAAATTCGTGGAGTGAGTCAACCGCTTTAGTTTGCAAATTACTGGTTGGACACATCTCAATACCGATTTTATGCTCACGGCAGGTATCAATGAGTTGCGCTTGCCCACTTATAGCAATACCGTGACCAATACGTCTGGCACCAGTATTTAAAGCAACCGCTACATTTTTATGATCGTGGCATTCCCCGGCGTGAATGGTAAAAGGATGGCCCTCTTTGGCTACCGAGGCAAATAAATCGCTAAACATCGACATCGGATAAGCCGCTTCATCTCCGGCCAAATCCAATGCACATAAACCATGCCCCCAAAAATCATTGATATCTCTGATCATTTGGCGGCTGTCATCCAGCGCATGATGGCGCATGACACAGGCGATTACCCCATAATCTATGCCAGTTTCTTGGCGTCCGGCTTCCATTCCGTCGATTACCGCTTCCATTACTTGGAACGCAGAAATATTTTGATTAACCGACTGCAGCGGGGCCAATCGCGCTTCTACATAAACTACATTTTCAGCACTTAAGTCCAACATAAACTGTTTGGCAGTTCGATACAAGCCAGCAGCCGTATTCATACATTGTAACGGTAGATCGAACTTGTGCAAATATTCCGCTAAACTTTTGCAGTCTTCAGCAACTTGTAGCTCGGAAGGGGCTACATCGCGCCCTAATAGATCGCTGACTAAACCTAGATTTATTGAACCGTCTAAATGGCAGTGCAAATCAATTTTGGGTAGAGCCAATAGTTCATTTAATTGCATAAATCCTCCCGTGCCGCCGATTTAAGGCGCGACAAGGGCAGTTACCCCGCCCTTGTCATCCTTAACTACTCAGCCTGCATAATATGATCTTCTAAATATTCACTTATTTAACACAGACTTTCTAAATATTCATCTGAGTACTTGCGTACTTACTTGATTACTTCAACTTTTACGTTGTCGGCAGGTACTTTTTCTGGAGCATCGACATCGGTATCTTTGACCACTTTGATGGTACCATCTTTAAGGCCCTTGTAAAGGCGATCATAGTCGGCTTGGGTAAACTTCTTGAACTTGGAAGTCGCCATAGGCAGTTGGATACCATTTTCAGCCGCGCCAAGAACCACGCTCTTGCCGCCAACGAACTTGTTGTCATAGTAGCTGGCCAAAGCATTGTAAACAGAGTCAGAAAGGTTCTTCATGGCCGAAGTTATTACCGTCTTTGATTCAACTGATTGGTCGACGTCCACACCGATTACCGCCTTGTTAGCTGATTCAGCAGCTTTCATAACTGAGTTACCTGCACCACCTGCGCAAGCAAAGATACATTCAGCACCTTCATTGAACCAAGCAGCAGCTTTGGTTTGGTTCTCTGGAGTAGCGGCGAAATTGCCTAAATAAGTATATTTTAAGGTAATCGCGTCTTTAGGTACGTTAAGTTCTTTAGCCGCAGCATTGACACCTTGAATAAAGCCGTAACCAAATCTTACTACAGCCGGAACTGCGATACCGCCCATGAAGCCGAGGTTACGATAGCCCTCAACAACAGCAGCATAACCGGCTAAATATCCGGCCTGACCCTCAGCGTAGAAAATAGACAAAACGTTGTCTTTGATGTCAGTTTTCTTATTCTTAGTAGGTGCAGCATCAATAATGACAAATTTTACCTTCGGGTATTTGGTTTGCGCTTCATATACAGAAGTTTCAAACAGGAAGCCGGGAGTTACTACGACTTTAGCTCCGCCTTTAACGGCCAAGTCAATAGCAGCCAAGCAAGCTGCGTCCGATTTTTCGGTTGGTTTGTAGTATTTATGGGTGATGTTGTGCTCTTTGGCATACTTTACCAAGCCTTCCCATGAGCCCTGGTTGAATGACTTGTCGTCAATTGTACCGACATCAGTAATCAAAGCCAATTCGTAATTGTTGCCGCCCTCAGTTTTAGCCGCCTCAGTCGCGCCAGCATTGGCTTTTTTGTCGACTGGTTCCATTTTGGGTTTGACGCAACCGGTAAACATTGATAAAGCCATCGCAGCTATCAAAGCCAGACTGATAATGTTCTTCTTCATTTTTTTCTCCTCCATTTTTTTATTGTCAAACAGCCTAAGGCTGTCAGCAAACTTGTTATTTCGCTTCTTGTATTAAGCGAATGGCTGAGCTGGTACCGATACGATCACAGCCAGCAGCAATAAATTTTTCCATGTCGGCGACGGTTTTCACTCCGCCAGCCGCTTTCATTTTTACTTTGGGACCGATGTTGGCTTTAAAAAGTAGAATATCTTCCATTGTCGCTCCCGCCGTCCCGAAGCCGGTCGAAGTTTTTATGTAGTCCGCGCCGGCCGCCGTAACTACCTTACACATAGCAATTTTCTCCGGTTCTGTTAAGTAGCAGGTTTCAATGATAACTTTCAATATTTTACCACCTACGGCAGTTTTCAATTGACGAATCTCTGACTCTACCGCTGCGAAATCGCCATTTTTTACATCAGTTATATTGATAACCATATCTATTTCATTCGCCCCGTCCGCCAATGCCTGCTTGGTTTCAGCGATTTTGGCCGCGGTGCAGCTGTAGCCTAGCGGAAAACCCACCACGGTGCAGATATTTAATTTTTCGCCGTAGGTGTCATGTACTCGCTTGACATAGCAAGGTGGTATACACACCGAGGCCGTTTTGTAGGTAATAGCTTCATCACAAAGTTTGACGATATCTTGCCAAGTAGTGAAAGCTTTCAAAATCGTATGATCCACATGTCGTAAAATTTCTTGTTGTCCCATTTGGTCTCCCCTCAATCACTTAAATTTAATCTGTTCCTTAGGCCGATATCTTTCAGCCATCCCCATTACTCAGGTCAAGTCAAAACGTTCAACCGCATCGGCGGTAACTCTGGCATAAATCAGCGGTTCTTTTTTCGGTTTTTCATCTTCAATACGCACCGCCGCGCGATACTCTGCGGCCGCCGCTTCAAACAATTGCGCATCATCAGCGTAAAGTGTTGCCATAACTTCCCCTTGTTTGACCGCTTCCCCCGTTTTCTTATGAATAATAATCCCGGCACTGTAATCAATTGCGCTGTCTTTCGTTTCGCGACCGGCTCCCAACATCGCCGACGCGATGCCGCAGCCCTCGGTATCCATGAAACTTATATACCCGCTGCGGGGGCAAAGCACATCATAAGTGTACTTGGCCTTAGTAAACTTGTCCGGATCTTCAATAACTGCAACATCTCCGCCTTGGGCAGCAACCATAGCTTTTAACCGTTCCAAAGCCGAACCATCGGCAATTGCACTTCGAACTTGCGCAAGGCAGGTGGGGAGGTCGCCGCGGCCGGCCAGATAAAGCATATTGCTTGCAAGGCTTTCGCAAACGCCAACGAGGTCCTGCGGGCCTTTACCACGCAAAACTTCTATAGCTTCGACCACTTCCAGGCTGTTACCGATATTATGACCCAGAGGGATATCCATATTAGTAATTAAAGCGACCGTGCGCTTACCGGCGTTTTCACCAATTTTAACCATAGTCTGTGCCAATTTAATCGAATCGTCTATTGTTTTCATAAAGGCGCCACTGCCGGTCTTGACATCGAGCAAAATACAATCGTTACCGGCTGCCAATTTCTTGCTCATAATTGAAGTGGCAATCAACGGAATGCTGTCCACCGTGGCGGTAACATCACGCAAAGCATATAACTTTTTATCCGCCGGAGCAAGATTGCCCGATTGGCCGATTACGCTCAGGCCAGTTTTATTGACAACTTCGAAGAATTCCTTCTGCTCGAGGGTAGTGCGCATGCCAGGGATCGACTCCATTTTGTCCACCGTACCACCAGTATGACCCAGCCCACGCCCGGACATTTTGGCGACTTTAACGCCACAAGCTGCTACAATTGGGGCAATAATCAGTGTGGTTTTGTCGCCCACTCCACCGGTGGAATGTTTATCTACTTTTACTCCGTCAATCCCAGATAAATCGACCATGTCGCCGGAATGAGCCACTGCCAAGGTCATTGCTAAAGTTTCTGCTTCCGTCATACCGCGGAAATAGACGGCCATAAGGAAGGCGGCCATCTGATAGTCAGGAATGGTGCCGGCTACATAACCGTTGATCAGCTCTTTTATTTCAACGGAAGTAAGCGCCTCACCGTTACGTTTTTTCATAATTAAATCGTACATTCTCATATTAAATCCTCCACATCCAGCCGTCACGGCCGGAGAAAATGAAATTTAAATTTTGTCAATCTGCATTAAATTTTTCACCCAAAGCATTTGCCATCCACGGCAATTATTACCTGCTGCCTTTATCGTACGGTATGCCCTCAGCCCGCGGTGCCTGCGAAGTTTTGGAAGAGAAAGCCAATACAATCAATGTTGCTATGTACGGAATCATCTTATAAATTTCGTTTGGTATCGGAAGGACTTTCAAAAACGGAATGGCCGAGTAGGCACTGGCCATCGTCTTCATAACGGCAAAGAAGAAAGCAGCGAAGAAAATTTTCTTGCTACGCCATTGACCGAAAATCAAAACCGCCAAAGCCAAAAACCCGTAGCCCTCCACACTCGCGTTAAAGTTGGTGGAAGTCGGAACGACGAAGATCAAACCGCCGGCCCCTGCCATGATCCCCGATATCACTACGCCGGCATAACGAATTTTGTACACATTTATACCGACCGAATCCGCCGCTCCCGGGTGTTCACCACAAGCCCGCAGCCGCAGCCCAAAACGCGTATATTGAATGACAAAGGCGGCCACCGCAAAGATCAGCAATCCGATGAAAGTCGTGAGATAGCAGTTGCAGAAGAACATCGGCCCTAAAACAGGAATGTCCGCCAAAAACGGAATGCGATCTATGTGGAAAGTATCTTCAAAAGGTATTTGTTGGATGGTGTTAATTTCACGTGCGATAAAAATTACGAAGGCCGGAGCGAACATATTAAGTGCTGTACCGCTGATCGTCTGATCTGCTTTCATATTTATCGAAGCGAAAGCATGAAGTAAAGAGAACAGCCCGCCAGCCACGGCCGCAATCAGAATGGCCAGCAAAAGCAACGGTTGTCCGCTCATGTAGCCCTGAGTCAGGAAGATGAACAACACGCCGAAGAAAGCACCGATGACCATGATCCCTTCCAACGCAATGTTAATAACACCGCTTCGTTCCGAGTACATGCCGCCGATGGCGACGATCAGCAAAGGGATGGCAAAATACATAGTTTGTTGAATTATAAAATAAACGATGCTCATATCAAGCCTCCTTTTTGGCGGAAACGCCAGGAGCGGTCGTGCTCATAGTTTTATCAATTTTAAGCGATTTTCTTTGATGCAATTTACCAAGCAAAATTTTGAATAACAAGGATAAGGCTCCACAATAAACAATGGAAGCGATTATTATGTCAATAACTTCAGGGGCGTAGTTATAGAGCTGCATGTTATATCCGCCGACAGTCAAATGGCCGATGAACAGTCCGGCTAACAAAACCCCGAACGGGTTGGACAAACCGAGCAAAGCAACGGATATTCCGACAAATCCTTCCGGCGCGATCAAATCCAAAACTTGTAAATATTTTCCGGAATTGGCCAGGTAAAGCAAGGCGCCACCCAAACCGCCCAACGCCCCGGCTATCACCATGGATAAAATTATATTGCGTTTGGCGTTAATACCGGCATATTTGCCGGCGGCAGCGTTTTTGCCACAGGCTTTCAGCTCATAGCCGAATACAGTTTTATTAAGAATAATGTAAACGATTATGACACAAGCTACGGCGATTAAAATACCGATATTGATGTTTGTGTCGGGGAAGATAATGTCCAAACCAGCTTTGCTTAAATTGGCAGTCTCGGCCACCGGTACCGATTCGTTTTTTAACTGATTGTACACGGTTTTCTGAATAAGCAAATTTACGGCATACATTCCGATATAATTCATCATAATGGAAGAGATTACTTCGTTTACGTTAAAGCGTGCCTTCAAGAAGCCTGGTACAAAGCCGAAGGCGGCTCCGGCCAATACGGCAGCCAGCAGTGCCACCACGCAATGCACGACCGGTGGTAAGTAGTCCATATGAACACCTACGTAAACCGCAGCAAAAGCTCCGGCGGTAAACTGCCCCGAGCAGCCGATATTAAACAAGCCGGTTTTGAAGGCAAAAGCCACGGAAAGTCCGGTTAAGATAATCGGGGTGGCATAATAGAACATTTGACCGATACCTATGATTCCGTCGGTAAAGGCCCCTTGGACAATCATAGCAAAACCGCCCAAAGCATTGGCCGGCTTACTGACCAGCATTATTATCAAGCCGAACAGAAGGCCACATACAACAGCCAGTATTGAAGCAATAAAGCTGTCCACGGCTTGTTGATTCAGTTTTAATTTTCCTTTATTTTTCATAGCCGACACCTCGTTTCGCCCCTGACATATAAAGACCAAGTTCTTCCACCGTAATTTCGTGCGGATTGACATCGGCCACGATTTCGCCTTCGTACATAACGATTATTCTGTCGCTGACATCCATAACTTCATCGAGTTCCAACGATACCAACAAAACACCTTTGCCGGCATCACGTTGAGCTACCAACTGCTTATGTATGTATTCAATGGCACCTACATCGAGGCCGCGCACTGGCTGGACGGCAACGACAATCTCCGGATTACGATCAAGTTCCCTGGCAATAATAGCTTTTTGTTGGTTGCCACCGGACATACCGCGCACTATGCTAGTTGCGCCATGACTTGATCTGATGTCAAATTTTTTGATCAAATATTGTGCATATTCTTTTATGGCATCAAACTTGAGGAAACCATGTTTTTGGAAACGGTCGGTATAGTAGGACTGCAAAACCAAATTTTCTTCCAAAGTATAGTCAAGCACCAGGCCGTCCCGATGACGATCTTCCGGGATGTGTGCCATCCCTAGCAGGCAACGTTGGCGAATGGTGGCGTTCGTTATGTCCTGGCCGTTGAGCAAAATCTGTCCGTTGGAAAGCGGCATCAAACCAGTTATGCCGTAAACAAGTTCGGATTGCCCGTTGCCATCGATTCCAGCCACGCAGAGAATTTCTCCCTTTTTGACATCGAAACTTACGTTTTTTACCGCGTCTTTTTTGTGATAAGTCGATTTTACGGAAAGATTTTTTACCGTTAAAACCGGGTCACCAGGCTTTATGTCTTTTTTGTTGATGATAAAGTTAACTTTGCGGCCTACCATCATCTCCGACATTTCTTCTTTGGTCGTCGTGGCCACATCAATAGTTCCCATGTATCTGCCTTTGCGCAAAACGCTGCAACGGTCGGCTACCGCTTTAATTTCGTTAAGTTTATGCGTGATAAAAATGATGGACCGGCCTTCTTCAACCAACTTTTTCATGATTTTCATCAACTCGTCAATTTCCTGCGGAGTCAAAACGGCGGTAGGTTCGTCAAAAATCAAAATGCTGTTGTCGCAATAGAGCATCTTGAGGATTTCTACCCTTTGCTGCATGCCAACCGTTATATCGGAAATATATGCGTCTGGATCTATCTTCAACCTGTAACGCTCACTGAGTTCAATTACTTTTTTTCGTGCCTCGTCCATCTTAAGGCAACCGTATTTGACTGTTTCATGGCCCAGAACAATGCTTTCAATAACGGTAAAATTATGAACTAATTTAAAATGCTGGTGTACCATTCCAATGCCTAAGGCGTTGGCGTCGTTCGGGTTGTTGATGGCCACCGTTTGACCGTTTATCTTTATTTCACCCGCTTCCGGTTGGTACAAACCGAAAAGCACGCTCATCAAAGTCGATTTGCCAGCACCGTTTTCCCCTAAAAGCGCATGGATCTCACCTTTGCGCACTTGGAGAGTTATGTCGTCATTGGCTTTGAAATCACCGAATTTCTTGGTGATGTGATTCATTTCAATGAAGTAGTCCACCGATTCTTCCATCCTTTCTAAGGTTATAAATTACAGATTTGCTGGGCCAAAGCCGTACGGTAGAATTTCATTCAGCCGATAGCTGACCGTTCCATGCTCCGGATCGGCAAGAATTATACGGAATGCGGCCGGATCGCAAAATTCCTCCATTACTTGACGACAAACCCCGCAGGGCGGACAGAATTGATCGGCCTCCTGCCCCTCCGGCGCGCCGACAACCGCAATAGCGGTGAAGGATCTTTCGCCCTCTGCCACAGCTTTAAAAAACGCGGTCCGCTCCGCGCAATTTGTCGGGGTATAGGCCGCATTTTCAATATTACATCCTTGATATACTTTGCCGTCAGCGGTCAGCAATGCCGCGCCAACTTTGAAATGGGAATAGGGCGTATAAGCCCGTTTGCGAGCATCAAGTGCCATTTGCAAAAGCTCAAAATCTGTCATTTCAACCTCCGCGAGTCAGGTGGATTATGATTTTATGGAGTAAATTCATCTAAATTTGACCGTTTCGGCGATCAGTCGCAAGAAAATGAATTGTACTTTGTCCATTTAAGCTGCCGTTAAATCAGCCTTATAGGTTAATTATAAGGTCTACAGCGGGGTTATGGAGGACTCCTGTCCCTTTTATTTTAAATTTTCGTAAATTTGTATATACTATACAATTTATTTTTGCATTTTTTGTGCAACTTGGCGAGCGAAATTCTGCTAGCACTAACGTCGTTTATTTTCCGCCCGCATAGCCGCTACCCGATCCAAAATGATATCAGCCAGCTCCGTCTTTTCCATCAGCGGAAATTTTTCCTCCCTACCTTTACGGTCGATCAAAGTCACTATATTTGTGTCCGTGCGGAATCCGGCCCCGGCTTGCTTGATGTTATTGACGCAGATCAGGTCAAGGTTTTTACGGCGAAGTTTAGCTAAACCGTACTCCATTTCGTTGATCGATTCGGCCGCAAAACCGACCAAAATTTGGTTTTGCTTTATGCTACCGCAATATGCCGCTATATCCGGATTGGGGGTGAGGGGAATTTCGTGCCATTCTTCCTTGCCGTTCTTTTTTATTTTTTCTGCAGCGCATTCGCTCGGGCGATAGTCGGCCGGAGCCGCCGCTTTTATGAGCACATCACATTGCGGAAATCTGGCTGTTACCGCCGCAAACATGTCGCGGGTGGTTTTTACCGGAACCATTTCGTCCAAATTCGGCAAATCTTCGACCGCCGGTCCGTATATAAGACTGACTTCGGCACCGCGACGTTTGGCAGCCACCGCCAACGCTTTGCCCATCTTGCCGGTGGAATAGTTGCTGATGTAGCGCACCGGATCAATCGGCTCAATTGTGGCCCCGGCAGTAATGACGAAACGTATACCGAGCAAGTCTTTG
This is a stretch of genomic DNA from Mageeibacillus indolicus UPII9-5. It encodes these proteins:
- a CDS encoding thermonuclease family protein, translating into MQNSNFPFDRRRTYHRRKRHRAGYSLSTLLVLLIVAVFNKFGCNQLPIKDSERSRTTATSFVHTTVRAEASSTTASVSDLASGEATDQAKDPLKVRITAASIAPTAGENAEGSPKANQLLAPQPRSTLTAEVKRTVDGDTLVVVADGVKAHVRLIGIDAPESVHPDPRRNTPAGKKASQYTDGHLTGKTVQLEFDEEVKDKYDRLLAYVWCDGKLYNEQIVRDGYARAKVYRPNVKYTKRLKLAEKEARRAGRGIWGNNG
- a CDS encoding NAD(P)/FAD-dependent oxidoreductase → MNNLNYRGSEREGNVISTESPSVISVISNRQPLSAPNSAGQEHYDVCIIGAGVTGAALARELSRYQLKVIILESSNDVAMGASKANSAIVHGGYAESHNKEKGRLCYRGRREFEHLDAELNFGFRPIGSLVLTTDESQLPALQALYANGLANSVPDLAILSHEKIAAIESALNPAVKYALHCSGAGVCSPYEYVIALIENAITNGVELRLQAAVTAITPTSEGFYVWINGNDTVVQTRYLVNAAGVAAQKVTALLDPSLPEKDEIAITPRTGEYLLMRHGSGSIINHVLFSMPTAMGKGILVTPTYYNNLLIGPDALNDSAASLDTHVDRLIKIFAAAAKTVNGLNINDFIRSYAGARAVASTDDFILKASSCYPRLVYAAGIQSPGLTASPAIAVRLVEILHEQGLHCLPKPDFNPFRPAILPERPENKAWLNGHELSAAVNLPLGDPERLVCRCEQVAEKTIDEAMRRPIPILSLDALKRRTRTGTGFCQGNFCGPRICQLLQEKYGRTIPPTTDVEAAGLRRVKKKDLLAAYKPDAPSKPDAANTSYTGSISAAPKN
- a CDS encoding purine-nucleoside phosphorylase, yielding MTTYEKLTRCLESVRSKTNFVPEVGLILGSGLGDYAETIKVEQVIPYAEIESFPQSTVAGHSGRLIFGYVGAVKVVIMQGRVHYYEGYAMSDVVLPTRLMGLLGAKVIFLTNAAGGVNFKFKPGDFMMITDHITTNIPSPLIGANLDELGPRFPDMSTVYSPRLQAIIRAQATSLGIALQEGVYMQFTGPNYETPAEIRACRTLGGDAAGMSTACEAMAARHMGLEVCGISCITNLAAGMAKTELNHKEVQETADRVAVDFKRLVTAVIEAIK
- a CDS encoding Crp/Fnr family transcriptional regulator produces the protein MKGNKYLYQAFPFLREIDSKRREEFERYFQSAPIWLLDACKIETMPAGHVFVEENTPLETIFFVGKGSIRALDYRIDGITHEFMRFDHVYAMGGMEIIMDLDFYRTTLQTVTPCIMVKLPKAKFKEWILSDPNALRLEAKLIGEYLLQQGRESRLFLFLQGSDRLAMLLANRFERFSQDGILKVKGTRQDLSDATGLCVKTINRAVKKFESEGVITQMGHDLYVNEEQYHKLVKIVSRTANI
- the add gene encoding adenosine deaminase gives rise to the protein MQLNELLALPKIDLHCHLDGSINLGLVSDLLGRDVAPSELQVAEDCKSLAEYLHKFDLPLQCMNTAAGLYRTAKQFMLDLSAENVVYVEARLAPLQSVNQNISAFQVMEAVIDGMEAGRQETGIDYGVIACVMRHHALDDSRQMIRDINDFWGHGLCALDLAGDEAAYPMSMFSDLFASVAKEGHPFTIHAGECHDHKNVAVALNTGARRIGHGIAISGQAQLIDTCREHKIGIEMCPTSNLQTKAVDSLHEFPLREFLAAGLKVTVNTDNRTVSNTSLTREMALLVDNFGLTETELRQITANAADTAFASPEIKAKLRKKIWHER
- a CDS encoding BMP family lipoprotein, which produces MKKNIISLALIAAMALSMFTGCVKPKMEPVDKKANAGATEAAKTEGGNNYELALITDVGTIDDKSFNQGSWEGLVKYAKEHNITHKYYKPTEKSDAACLAAIDLAVKGGAKVVVTPGFLFETSVYEAQTKYPKVKFVIIDAAPTKNKKTDIKDNVLSIFYAEGQAGYLAGYAAVVEGYRNLGFMGGIAVPAVVRFGYGFIQGVNAAAKELNVPKDAITLKYTYLGNFAATPENQTKAAAWFNEGAECIFACAGGAGNSVMKAAESANKAVIGVDVDQSVESKTVITSAMKNLSDSVYNALASYYDNKFVGGKSVVLGAAENGIQLPMATSKFKKFTQADYDRLYKGLKDGTIKVVKDTDVDAPEKVPADNVKVEVIK
- the deoC gene encoding deoxyribose-phosphate aldolase; protein product: MGQQEILRHVDHTILKAFTTWQDIVKLCDEAITYKTASVCIPPCYVKRVHDTYGEKLNICTVVGFPLGYSCTAAKIAETKQALADGANEIDMVINITDVKNGDFAAVESEIRQLKTAVGGKILKVIIETCYLTEPEKIAMCKVVTAAGADYIKTSTGFGTAGATMEDILLFKANIGPKVKMKAAGGVKTVADMEKFIAAGCDRIGTSSAIRLIQEAK